One stretch of bacterium DNA includes these proteins:
- a CDS encoding L-aspartate oxidase: MTDRQYDFLVVGGGIAGLTYALEVADSGTVAILFKSHRSDSSTSWAQGGIASVSSEGDSFESHIRDTIHAGAGLSDEAMVSLIIQQGPECVEKLIERGALFDRTADGYHLHQEGGHSQRRILHAADATGYEIQRALLAAAENHPNIELLQQHFAIDIITSHKLHMDTAQPNRALGIYVLEQNQTVQAYMAKRILIATGGVGKVYLYTSNPDVATGDGIAMCYRAGVPVANMEFMQFHPTCLYHPEAKNFLITEAMRGEGAHILRVNGERFLSKYDERGELAPRDIVARAIDAEMKRYGEEYVLLDIAHRGREFVQEKFPMIYSRCLEFGFDISTEPVPVVPAAHYCCGGVITNEDGVTNIQNLYAAGEVACTGLHGANRLASNSLLEGLVLGTRAAQHSLQGIREALAPQPGPVWDTGRATDSDEQVVILQNWEEIRRIMWNYVGIVRSTKRLERALRRNQLIRTEIDKYYWDFFVTADLLELRNLSIVADLIIRSALLRKESRGLHYMIDFPTKDQRFNRQTLIDTVFQIE, translated from the coding sequence ATGACGGACAGGCAGTATGACTTTTTGGTGGTTGGTGGTGGAATAGCAGGGCTCACCTATGCGCTGGAGGTGGCAGATTCCGGTACGGTAGCAATCCTCTTTAAGAGCCATCGTTCTGATTCCTCCACGTCTTGGGCGCAAGGAGGAATTGCGAGTGTGTCTTCGGAGGGCGATTCATTTGAAAGTCATATCCGAGATACGATCCATGCTGGTGCTGGACTCTCTGATGAAGCAATGGTCAGCCTTATCATTCAGCAGGGACCAGAGTGTGTTGAGAAGTTGATAGAAAGGGGCGCTCTTTTTGATCGGACTGCCGATGGATATCATCTTCATCAAGAGGGAGGGCACTCGCAGCGACGTATCCTGCATGCGGCCGATGCTACAGGATATGAGATTCAGCGAGCGCTTCTAGCGGCGGCGGAGAATCATCCAAATATTGAACTTCTTCAGCAGCATTTTGCCATTGATATTATTACCTCTCATAAGTTGCATATGGATACCGCTCAGCCAAATCGAGCGCTCGGTATTTATGTTCTTGAACAGAATCAGACAGTTCAAGCGTATATGGCAAAGCGGATCTTGATAGCGACTGGCGGAGTTGGAAAGGTATACCTCTATACTTCGAATCCAGATGTAGCCACCGGTGATGGGATCGCCATGTGCTATCGGGCTGGAGTTCCGGTAGCAAATATGGAGTTCATGCAGTTCCATCCCACCTGTCTGTATCACCCCGAGGCAAAGAACTTTCTCATTACAGAAGCGATGCGAGGAGAGGGGGCGCATATTTTACGTGTTAATGGAGAACGCTTTCTGAGTAAGTATGATGAACGCGGCGAACTGGCGCCTCGAGATATCGTAGCTCGCGCGATTGATGCTGAGATGAAGCGATACGGAGAGGAGTATGTGCTCCTTGATATTGCGCATCGAGGAAGAGAGTTTGTTCAAGAAAAATTCCCGATGATTTATTCTCGATGTCTTGAATTCGGTTTTGATATCTCAACAGAACCAGTACCAGTGGTGCCAGCGGCGCATTACTGTTGTGGTGGGGTTATTACGAATGAAGATGGAGTAACAAATATTCAGAATCTCTATGCTGCAGGAGAGGTCGCATGCACGGGTCTACATGGTGCCAACCGACTTGCATCGAATTCTTTACTTGAGGGGCTTGTGCTTGGTACCCGAGCGGCACAGCACAGTTTGCAGGGTATTCGAGAAGCATTAGCACCTCAGCCTGGTCCAGTATGGGATACTGGGAGAGCAACAGACAGTGATGAGCAGGTTGTTATTCTCCAAAACTGGGAAGAGATCCGAAGAATTATGTGGAACTACGTTGGGATTGTTCGGTCAACGAAGCGCTTGGAGAGAGCTCTGCGGCGTAATCAGCTGATACGAACTGAGATAGACAAGTACTATTGGGATTTTTTCGTGACGGCCGATCTTCTGGAGCTTAGAAACCTGAGTATTGTGGCTGACCTAATAATTCGTTCGGCACTTTTACGAAAAGAGAGTCGCGGGCTTCACTATATGATTGATTTTCCGACGAAAGATCAGAGGTTTAATCGACAGACTCTCATTGATACGGTATTTCAAATCGAGTAG